From the genome of Gymnogyps californianus isolate 813 chromosome 17, ASM1813914v2, whole genome shotgun sequence, one region includes:
- the ADA gene encoding adenosine deaminase — MERGLCVFGDPKVELHVHLDGAIRPETILHFGRKRGVPLPGSTVDDLLQHVSYKTPLTLTQFLEKFNHYMPAIAGDREAVRRIAYELVETKAKEGVIYVEVRYSPHLLANCRVDPIPWGQTEGDLTPDEVVNLVNQGLQDGERDFRIKARSILCCMRHMPSWSPEVVELCKKYQNNSVVAIDLAGDESLKVENSSEHKKAYEEAERCGIHRTVHAGEAGPPAMIKEAVYLLKAERIGHGYHVLEDPELYKELLRAKMHFEVCPWSSYLTGACLPDFGKHPVAQFRKDRANYSINTDDPLIFNSNIDKDYSIVKDYMGFTEEEFKRVNINAAQSSFLPEKEKQELLDTLYEAYGMVPNAS; from the exons atgGAGCGGGGGCTGTGCGTCTTCGGGGACCCCAAG GTAGAGCTTCACGTCCACCTGGATGGAGCCATTAGACCAGAAACAATCTTGCACTTCGGCAG GAAAAGAGGGGTTCCGCTCCCTGGCAGCACTGTTGATGACCTCCTGCAGCATGTCAGCTACAAAACACCACTGACACTTACCCAATTTCTAGAAAAGTTTAATCACTACATGCCTGCCATTGC GGGTGACCGTGAGGCGGTGAGGAGGATCGCCTATGAGCTTGTGGAAACGAAAGCAAAAGAAGGCGTCATCTATGTGGAGGTCCGGTACAGCCctcacctcctggccaactgccgCGTGGATCCCATCCCCTGGGGCCAAACCGA GGGAGACCTCACTCCAGATGAAGTCGTTAACCTCGTAAATCAGGGACTACAGGATGGAGAAAGGGATTTCCGCATCAAAGCCAGGTCTATTCTATGCTGCATGCGCCATATGCCAA GCTGGTCTCCAGAGGTGGTGGAGCTCTGCAAGAAGTATCAAAACAACTCTGTGGTGGCTATCGACCTGGCTGGGGATGAGTCCCTGAAGGTGGAGAATTCCTCTGAGCATAAGAAGGCTTACGAG GAAGCTGAAAGATGCGGGATTCATCGTACTGTCCATGCTGGGGAGGCCGGCCCGCCTGCCATGATCAAGGAG GCAGTTTATCTCCTGAAGGCTGAGCGCATTGGCCATGGCTACCATGTCCTGGAGGACCCTGAGCTCTACAAGGAGCTGTTGAGAGCAAAGATGCATTTTGAG GTCTGCCCTTGGTCCAGTTATCTCACTGGAGCATGTCTTCCGGACTTTGGGAAACACCCTGTAGCACA ATTTAGGAAAGATCGCGCTAACTATTCTATAAACACGGATGATCCCCTCATCTTTAACTCCAATATTGACAAGGATTACAGCATAGTGAAGGACTACATGGGCTTCACGGAGGAGGAGTTCAAGAGAGTG aACATCAATGCAGCTCAGTCCAGCTTCTTacctgagaaagaaaagcaggaactGCTGGACACGCTGTATGAAGCCTATGGGATGGTCCCCAACGCATCGTGA
- the PKIG gene encoding cAMP-dependent protein kinase inhibitor gamma: MEVESSTYTDFISCDRAGRRNAVHDIQRDATTISMRKLTEDLGDLAVEGAESQRDATSSENDPGARPKGQENSPSP; this comes from the exons ATGGAGGTAGAGTCCAGCACATACACCGACTTTATTTCCTGCGATCGGGCTGGTCGGAGGAACGCTGTCCACGACATCCAACGAGATGCAACCACCATCAGCATGCGCAAGCTGACCGAGGACCTAGGTGACCTCGCCGTTGAAGGAGCAG AAAGCCAAAGAGATGCCACTTCTTCTGAGAACGACCCTGGAGCAAGACCAAAGGGGCAAGAAAACAGCCCCTCCCCATGA